From Cyclopterus lumpus isolate fCycLum1 chromosome 4, fCycLum1.pri, whole genome shotgun sequence, a single genomic window includes:
- the LOC117729315 gene encoding glomulin-like — protein sequence MATEDQVKDMIHRWQNTPEDDLKPEDYEQFKSLGSASLTQGDGARLMEFLQEEKNQGMVRSMGCVLMAPLLAQVVKKEKSLAHCQAAITHLTTTCRPNQLLHSLLELIEDIDPGAISETVLALVPHLQTVLLQLGDGKAACVGSALSGLQRQLSRLPLPYTRQQEEADEHGLCRGYGALAALARPFVEEVKRRNGDRVATAEEEELRTELLKFCMRSLREPLLEAELNRDSKSSLWLFATEIMLSLPAIQESPSELLFFSPPKKSAQLDVSPAMESRACAAYLLFVQLIGIDSFPAVFSPLFVLQRNMDYISQLLSSKNESHLLKGLALFAKSLERVQDHSLPVSLLELKSFYSAPQNLREVLTDCPMRHLRQSGLQVFQLFIDKLDAEAKHKFFRCMLKTSNHAGVESYIVKNIRNQVEFSMKPGNANNGFLGEELLSLLGLVLCLPQGAGTDLLNSMDRVMEGLNLLRYLLLRDEDLRSTTDVWEKLSGIKDEYLKMLRVCLGISRGYYSAELKALRADRKMKAKEAREAARSSRLIKSMTVKHEEGSNMSPEVQHQVLQSALVTFDLMESLIVRIEEITEEKLKIPN from the exons ATGGCCACCGAAGATCAGGTGAAGGACATGATCCACAGATGG CAAAATACCCCAGAGGACGATTTGAAGCCAGAGGACTACGAGCAGTTCAAGAGTTTGGGATCTGCCAGTCTCACCCAGGGGGACGGTGCACGACTCATGGAATTCCTTCAGGAGGAGAAAAACCAG GGGATGGTGAGGTCTATGGGATGCGTTCTCATGGCACCTCTTCTAGCCCAAGTGGTTAAAAAGGAGAAGAGTCTCGCCCACTGCCAGGCCGCCATCACACACTTGACCACG ACTTGCCGGCCGAATCAACTCCTACACAGCTTGCTAGAACTCATTGAAGACATTGACCCGGGGGCCATTTCTGAGACCGTCCTGGCCCTTGTCCCGCATCTTCAAACAG tgctgctgcagctgggcGATGGGAAGGCGGCCTGTGTGGGCTCGGCCCTGAGTGGCCTGCAGAGGCAGCTGTCCCGGCTGCCTCTGCCGTACACCCGGCAGCAGGAGGAGGCCGATGAGCACGGCCTGTGCCGCGGCTACGGCGCCCTGGCTGCGTTGGCCCGGCCGTTCGTAGAGGAGGTGAAGCGGAGGAACGGAGACCGCGTCGCCAccgctgaggaggaggagctgaggaccGAGCTGCTCAAGTT CTGCATGAGGAGCTTGAGGGAGCCCTTGCTCGAGGCCGAACTGAACCGGGACAGTAAATCGTCGCTGTGGCTCTTCGCAACGGAGATAATG CTCTCGCTGCCTGCGATCCAAGAGTCTCCGTCGGAGCTCCTGTTCTTCAGCCCTCCGAAGAAAAGTGCCCAGTTGGACGTCAGTCCGGCCATGGAGTCCAGAGCCTGTGCGGCCTATCTGCTGTTCGTGCAGCTCATCGGCATCGACAGCTTCCCGGCAGTGTTCAG CCCTCTATTTGTTCTCCAGCGCAACATGGACTACATCAGTCAACTCCTCAGTAG caAAAATGAATCACACTTGCTCAAAGGACTG GCGCTGTTTGCAAAAAGCTTGGAGAGGGTGCAGGACCACAGCCTCCCAGTGAGTCTGCTGGAACTGAAGAGCTTCTACAGTGCGCCACAG AATCTGAGGGAAGTTCTTACCGACTGCCCGATGCGGCACTTG AGACAATCGGGGCTACAGGTTTTCCAGCTCTTCATCGATAAGTTAGATGCTGAAGCGAAGCACAAGTTCTTCAG GTGCATGTTGAAAACCAGCAACCACGCAGGAGTGGAGAGTTACATAGTAAAGAACATCAGGAATCAAGTTGAATTTTCTATGAAG CCGGGCAACGCCAATAACGGGTTCCTGGGGGAGGAGCTTCTCTCACTGCTGGGTCTGGTGTTGTGTTTGCCACAAGGAGCCGGGACAGATTTGCTCAACAGTATGGACAG GGTAATGGAGGGCCTGAATCTTCTGCGCTACCTCCTCCTCAGAGACGAAGACCTGAGGAGCACC ACAGATGTGTGGGAAAAGCTGAGCGGGATCAAAGACGAATACCTGAAAATGCTGCGCGTGTGTCTCGGCATATCGAGAGGGTATTACTCCGCTGAGCTTAAGGCACTGAGGGCGGATCGGAAGATGAAAGCAAAAG AAGCCAGAGAGGCTGCCAGATCCAGCAGGTTAATAAAAAGCATGACGGTGAAACACGAGGAAGGGTCCAACATGTCCCCAGAGGTCCAGCACCAG GTGCTGCAGAGTGCTTTGGTGACATTTGACCTGATGGAGAGTCTGATAGTCCGGATCGAAGAGATCACAGAAGAAAAGCTGAAGATCCCAAACTGA
- the LOC117729316 gene encoding uncharacterized protein C1orf146 homolog, which yields MASHAETTPQWKTTIIVSSSLQKHDANRLLSAQQHRIRFSDGVESGAFIFPLSGTAFLLVDPQDLLEHFEESGLIERIKKFVQVHRNSFLLLCAPFNGKRELEILSIIQHRFFGSNLKILPVRNNTELVKGMLTIAKATSKPHADSIRDRMSLARARVIKSSPVWEMLRDAL from the exons ATGGCGTCACACGCGGAAACGACTCCTCAGTGGAAAACAACGATTATCGTGAGCTCGTCGCTCCAG AAACACGACGCGAACCGGCTTTTAAGCGCGCAGCAGCACCGCATCAGGTTTTCAGACGGTGTGGAGTCCGGAGCGTTTATCTTCCCTCTGTCCG GAACTGCGTTTCTGTTGGTCGACCCCCAAGACCTCCTCGAGCATTTCGAGGAGTCTGGACTCATTGAGAGGATAAAGAAGTTTGTGCAAGTGCACAGGAACAGTTTCCTGCTCCTGTGTGCCCCCTTTAATGGGAAAAGGGAATTGGAGATCTTATCGATAATTCAACACAG gttCTTTGGCAGCAATCTCAAGATCCTGCCGGTGCGAAACAACACCGAGCTTGTGAAAGGAATGTTGACCATTGCCAAG GCCACCAGTAAGCCCCATGCGGACAGCATCCGGGACCGGATGTCTCTGGCCCGGGCTCGCGTCATCAAAAGCAGTCCTGTGTGGGAGATGCTCAGAGACGCTCTCTGA